DNA sequence from the Janibacter sp. CX7 genome:
CACTGCTCCTGCGTCAGGCCGAGCGAAGGGAGGTCCAGCCGCTGGCTCGGGGCGACGTCGTAGTCGGCGGGAGAGCGACGCAGGCGCCGGACGACGAGGTCGGCGCAGGTCGTGCACATGCCGCAGTCGCCGTCGAAGACGAGGATCGGACGCATGGACCGATCGTCCCACGTGCTGGGACGGATCCGGCCGCGTCACAGAGGATTAACGCGCACGGGCGAGCGGAAACAGCGCCGTAACATCGCGCGCCCGGAGCCGAAACGGCGCCGCACGAGGGTTCATCCCATGAGTCCAGCCATCACGCCCCTTGCGGCGAACCCACCAGCGATCGACACGTCGGCGACGGCCTTCATGATCATCTGCGCAGCGCTCGTGCTGCTGATGACTCCGGGCCTGGCCCTCTTCTACGGCGGCATGACCCGCGCCAAGTCCGTGCTCAACATGATGATGATGAGCTTCGGCGCCATGGGCGTCGCCGGCGTCGTCTACGTCCTGTGGGGCTACTCGATGTCCTTCGGCGGGTCCGACATCGGCGGCATCTTCGCCAACCCCTTCGACAAGTTCGGCCTGCGCGGTGTCGCCAGCACGGTCGAGGGCGTCACCGGGACCGTCGGGGCCGACGGCATGCCGGTCATCGACGTCTTCGGCGCCGACGTCTTCATCCCCGAGGTCCTCTTCGCCGGCTTCCAGCTGACCTTCGCGATCATCACGGTCGCGCTCATCAGCGGTGCGATCGCCGACCGGGCGAAGTTCTCCACCTGGCTGGTCTTCTGCGCCATCTGGCTGACCGTCGTCTACTTCCCGATCGCCCACATGGTCTGGGGCGGCGGCCTGCTCTCCGGCGCCGAGACGAGCGTCGCCTCGTGGCTCTTCGGCAGCACCGACGGCGCGGCCACCATCGCGCCCATCGACTTCGCCGGCGGCACCGTCGTGCACATCAACGCCGGCATCGCAGGCCTCGTCCTCGCGCTCGTCGTCGGCAAGCGCCTCGGCTTCGGCAAGACCGCGATGCGCCCGCACAACGTGCCGCTCGTCATGATCGGCGCGGGCCTGCTGTGGTTCGGCTGGTTCGGCTTCAACGCCGGCTCGGAGCTCGCCGCCGATGGCGTCGCCAGCCTCGTCTGGGTCAACACCACCGCCGCGACCGCGGCCGCGATCCTCGGCTGGCTGCTCGTCGAAAAGCTGCGTGACGGTCACGCGACCTCCGTCGGTGCCGCCTCCGGTGTCGTCGCCGGCCTCGTCGCCATCACCCCGGCCTGCGGCGCCCTGTCGCCCGTCGGCTCGCTCGTCCTGGGCCTCGTCGCCGGTGCCCTCGCCGCGCTCGCCGTGGGTCTGAAGTTCCGATTCGGCTACGACGACTCGCTCGACGTCGTCGGCGTGCAC
Encoded proteins:
- a CDS encoding ammonium transporter, translating into MSPAITPLAANPPAIDTSATAFMIICAALVLLMTPGLALFYGGMTRAKSVLNMMMMSFGAMGVAGVVYVLWGYSMSFGGSDIGGIFANPFDKFGLRGVASTVEGVTGTVGADGMPVIDVFGADVFIPEVLFAGFQLTFAIITVALISGAIADRAKFSTWLVFCAIWLTVVYFPIAHMVWGGGLLSGAETSVASWLFGSTDGAATIAPIDFAGGTVVHINAGIAGLVLALVVGKRLGFGKTAMRPHNVPLVMIGAGLLWFGWFGFNAGSELAADGVASLVWVNTTAATAAAILGWLLVEKLRDGHATSVGAASGVVAGLVAITPACGALSPVGSLVLGLVAGALAALAVGLKFRFGYDDSLDVVGVHLVAGLWGTVGAGLLATDGGLLYGDGFDQTLLQIVVALISLVISAVLTFVIAIALKATMGWRIAEDDEVSGIDSAEHAESGYDLGGVGASRARSVLGSTLPTRADTVTESEVRA